The Vitis riparia cultivar Riparia Gloire de Montpellier isolate 1030 chromosome 3, EGFV_Vit.rip_1.0, whole genome shotgun sequence genome includes a region encoding these proteins:
- the LOC117910869 gene encoding beta-galactosidase 13-like — translation MVVSGQALIAAVLSLLLSYAAAHGIAKGAKTVTYDGRSLIVNGRRELLFSGSIHYPRSTPEMWPDILQKAKHGGLNLIQTYVFWNIHEPVEGQFNFEGNYDLVKFIKLIGDYGLYATLRIGPFIEAEWNHGGFPYWLREVPDIIFRSYNEPFKYHMEKYSRMIIEMMKEAKLFAPQGGPIILAQIENEYNSIQLAYRELGVQYVQWAGKMAVGLGAGVPWIMCKQKDAPDPVINTCNGRHCGDTFTGPNRPNKPSLWTENWTAQYRVFGDPPSQRAAEDLAFSVARFISKNGTLANYYMYHGGTNFGRTGSSFVTTRYYDEAPLDEYGLQREPKWGHLKDLHSALRLCKKALFTGSPGVEKLGKDKEVRFYEKPGTHICAAFLTNNHSREAATLTFRGEEYFLPPHSISILPDCKTVVYNTQRVVAQHNARNFVKSKIANKNLKWEMSQEPIPVMTDMKILTKSPMELYTFLKDRSDYAWFVTSIELSNYDLPMKKDIIPVLQISNLGHAMLAFVNGNFMGSAHGSNVEKNFVFRKPVKFKAGTNYIALLCMTVGLPNSGAYMEHRYAGIHSVQILGLNTGTLDITNNGWGQQVGVNGEHVKAYTQGGSHRVQWTAAKGKGPAMTWYKTYFDMPEGNDPVVLRMTSMAKGMAWVNGKNIGRYWLSYLSPLEKPSQSEYHVPRAWLKPSDNLLVIFEETGGNPEEIEIELVNRDTICSIVTEYHPPHVKSWQRHDSKIRAVVDEVKPKGHLKCPNYKVIVKVDFASFGNPLGACGDFEMGNCTAPNSKKVVEQHCLGKTTCEIPMEAGIFDGNSGTCSDITKTLAVQVRCERKV, via the exons ATGGTGGTATCAGGACAGGCGCTGATAGCCGCGGTTCTTTCTTTGTTGCTCTCGTATGCGGCCGCGCATGGCATCGCTAAAGGGGCGAAGACTGTAACATATGATGGAAGGTCTCTGATCGTCAATGGAAGACGGGAGCTTCTCTTTTCAGGCTCGATACATTACCCCCGGAGCACCCCAGAG ATGTGGCCGGACATTCTTCAAAAGGCTAAACATGGAGGCTTGAATTTGATTCAGACTTATGTGTTCTGGAATATCCATGAGCCAGTTGAGGGCCAG TTCAACTTTGAAGGCAACTATGACTTAGTGAAGTTCATCAAGTTGATAGGCGATTATGGTTTGTATGCAACCCTCAGGATCGGGCCATTCATCGAGGCTGAATGGAACCACGG AGGATTTCCATATTGGTTAAGAGAAGTCCCCGACATCATATTCCGGTCCTACAATgagccattcaag TATCACATGGAAAAATACAGCAGGATGATAATAGAAATGATGAAAGAAGCAAAACTGTTTGCTCCTCAAGGAGGCCCCATCATACTAGCTCAG ATCGAAAATGAGTACAATAGTATTCAACTTGCATATAGGGAGCTAGGGGTCCAGTATGTGCAGTGGGCAGGCAAAATGGCTGTGGGACTCGGAGCTGGAGTCCCCTGGATTATGTGCAAACAGAAGGATGCCCCTGATCCTGTG ATCAATACATGCAACGGGAGGCACTGCGGGGATACATTCACTGGCCCCAATAGACCAAACAAGCCTTCTCTATGGACTGAGAACTGGACAGCTCA GTATAGAGTATTTGGAGACCCACCATCCCAAAGAGCAGCAGAAGATCTTGCTTTCTCGGTTGCTCGATTCATCTCAAAGAATGGAACACTTGCCAACTATTACATG TACCATGgtgggacaaattttgggagAACAGGCTCATCCTTTGTGACTACACGCTACTATGATGAAGCCCCTCTTGATGAATACG GCCTGCAGAGGGAACCCAAATGGGGTCACCTCAAAGACTTGCATTCTGCTTTGAGATTGTGCAAAAAGGCCCTGTTTACGGGGAGCCCCGGGGTTGAAAAGTTGGGAAAGGATAAAGAG GTAAGGTTCTATGAGAAGCCTGGAACCCACATTTGTGCTGCTTTCCTGACCAACAACCATTCTAGAGAAGCGGCAACTCTTACTTTCAGGGGAGAGGAATATTTCCTGCCCCCACATTCCATCAGCATCCTTCCTGATTGCAAGACTGTTGTTTACAATACTCAGAGG GTTGTAGCACAACATAATGCGAGAAACTTCGTTAAATCAAAGATAGCAAACAAGAATCTCAAATGGGAAATGTCACAAGAACCGATTCCAGTCATGACAGACATGAAAATTCTCACCAAGTCACCAATGGAGCTTTACACCTTCCTTAAAGATAGATCAGACTACGCCTGGTTCGTCACCAG CATAGAACTTAGTAATTATGACCTACCAATGAAGAAAGACATCATCCCAGTCCTACAGATCTCGAATCTTGGCCATGCGATGCTCGCATTCGTCAATGGCAATTTCATGG GGTCTGCCCATGGGAGCAATGTAGAGAAAAACTTTGTTTTCAGGAAACCAGTGAAGTTCAAGGCCGGAACAAACTACATTGCCCTGCTGTGTATGACAGTGGGACTACCG AATAGCGGAGCCTACATGGAGCATAGGTATGCAGGGATCCATAGTGTGCAGATCCTCGGGTTGAATACTGGAACTCTTGATATCACAAATAATGGTTGGGGACAACAG GTGGGTGTGAATGGAGAACACGTCAAGGCCTACACTCAGGGAGGATCACACAGAGTGCAGTGGACTGCAGCCAAGGGGAAGGGACCCGCTATGACATGGTACAAG ACCTACTTTGACATGCCTGAAGGAAATGACCCAGTGGTTCTCCGGATGACTAGTATGGCTAAAGGAATGGCTTGGGTGAATGGGAAAAACATAGGTCGTTACTGGTTGTCTTACCTATCACCTCTTGAAAAGCCAAGTCAGTCTGA ATACCATGTTCCAAGAGCCTGGCTAAAGCCCTCAGACAATCTCCTGGTCATTTTCGAGGAAACTGGAGGAAACCCAGAGGAGATAGAGATTGAGCTAGTGAATAGAGACACAATCTGCAGCATCGTAACCGAGTATCACCCACCCCATGTCAAGTCATGGCAAAGGCACGACAGCAAGATCCGGGCGGTGGTAGACGAAGTGAAACCCAAGGGCCACCTTAAATGCCCCAACTACAAAGTGATCGTGAAGGTGGATTTTGCCAGCTTCGGCAATCCATTGGGCGCCTGTGGAGACTTCGAAATGGGCAACTGCACTGCCCCCAACAGCAAGAAAGTTGTCGAGCAG CACTGTTTGGGGAAGACCACTTGTGAAATACCGATGGAGGCGGGGATTTTTGATGGGAACAGTGGAACTTGCTCCGATATCACAAAGACACTGGCTGTGCAGGTGAGATGTGAGCGGAAAGTGTAG